The Streptomyces sp. NBC_01268 genome window below encodes:
- a CDS encoding sodium:solute symporter family protein, giving the protein MSSALWILGGFLVLTVLLGLLAVRRQESGGLADWSVGGRSLGPVFIWVLMAGEGYTSFSYLGAAGWGYNYGAPVLYVVAYMSCGYALGYVVGPMLWGYARKHGLVSLSDMAAHRYRRPWLGAAVAVLATVFLLPYIQLQITGMGVVLSTVSYGRIGLDPAYFLAFAVTTGFVVVSGLRGSAWVSVLKDALVILTLGFLAVYVPLHYFDGYGEFLGRLADEKAEWLALPGHGGERSGYGVGWFASTTLLNSLTVVIFPTTVAGYLGARDADTLRRNAVWLPAYNVLLFVPMLLGMAALFVVPGLTGAGSNLALFELVTDSLPPWAVGLVGVAAALSSIVPMAVFMLVIGTMWGRSVLSLLPRLRNREKGLSQLVVVVAGGLALLMTYTAPNTLVRLSLISYEGMAQLLPLLLLGLVWRRMTLYGGVCGLAVGVALVCCLVFTGNDPVWGVNAGLLALLVNLAAAVLVSLYGPAGPDDPREDADVLAREEFTDARLPGFDDEDDRPVSVSRR; this is encoded by the coding sequence GTGAGTTCCGCGCTTTGGATCCTCGGCGGCTTCCTGGTCCTCACGGTCCTCCTCGGGCTGCTCGCCGTGCGGCGCCAGGAGAGCGGCGGGCTCGCCGACTGGTCCGTCGGCGGGCGCTCGCTCGGGCCCGTGTTCATCTGGGTGCTGATGGCGGGCGAGGGCTACACCAGCTTCAGCTACCTCGGCGCCGCCGGCTGGGGCTACAACTACGGCGCCCCGGTCCTCTACGTCGTCGCCTACATGTCCTGCGGCTACGCCCTCGGCTACGTCGTCGGCCCCATGCTCTGGGGGTACGCCCGCAAGCACGGGCTCGTCTCCCTCAGCGACATGGCCGCCCACCGCTACCGCCGACCCTGGCTCGGCGCGGCCGTCGCCGTCCTCGCGACCGTCTTCCTCCTGCCGTACATCCAGCTGCAGATCACCGGCATGGGTGTCGTGCTCTCGACCGTCTCGTACGGGCGGATCGGGCTCGATCCCGCCTACTTCCTCGCCTTCGCCGTCACCACCGGTTTCGTCGTCGTCAGCGGGCTGCGCGGCAGCGCCTGGGTCTCCGTCCTCAAGGACGCCCTCGTCATCCTCACCCTCGGCTTCCTCGCCGTGTACGTGCCGCTGCACTACTTCGACGGATACGGGGAGTTCCTCGGCCGGCTCGCCGACGAGAAGGCGGAGTGGCTCGCGCTGCCCGGGCACGGCGGCGAGCGGAGCGGGTACGGGGTCGGCTGGTTCGCCTCCACCACCCTGCTCAACTCCCTCACCGTCGTCATCTTCCCGACCACCGTCGCCGGCTACCTCGGCGCCCGCGACGCCGACACCCTGCGCCGCAACGCCGTCTGGCTGCCCGCCTACAACGTGCTGCTCTTCGTCCCCATGCTGCTCGGCATGGCCGCCCTGTTCGTCGTCCCCGGCCTCACCGGCGCCGGGTCGAACCTCGCCCTCTTCGAGCTCGTCACCGACTCCCTCCCGCCCTGGGCCGTCGGCCTCGTCGGCGTCGCCGCCGCGCTCTCCTCCATCGTGCCGATGGCCGTCTTCATGCTGGTCATCGGCACCATGTGGGGGCGCAGCGTGCTCTCCCTCCTGCCGCGGCTCCGGAACCGCGAGAAGGGCCTCTCCCAGCTCGTCGTGGTCGTCGCCGGCGGGCTCGCCCTCCTCATGACGTACACCGCGCCCAACACCCTCGTCCGCCTCTCCCTCATCTCGTACGAGGGGATGGCGCAGCTGCTGCCGCTGCTCCTGCTGGGGCTCGTGTGGCGGCGGATGACCCTGTACGGCGGGGTCTGCGGGCTCGCCGTCGGCGTCGCCCTCGTCTGCTGCCTCGTCTTCACCGGCAACGACCCGGTGTGGGGCGTGAACGCCGGGCTCCTCGCGCTGCTCGTCAACCTCGCCGCCGCCGTCCTCGTCAGCCTGTACGGGCCCGCGGGCCCCGACGACCCGCGCGAGGACGCGGACGTGCTCGCCCGCGAGGAGTTCACCGACGCCCGGCTGCCGGGGTTCGACGACGAGGACGACCGGCCGGTTTCCGTGTCTCGCCGGTAG
- a CDS encoding class E sortase, which yields MRDRIPVVVQGRARRGGVGRALWVGAEVFVTCGVVLVLFVLHQMWWTNEQARAQAVEQVRDLEREWGRSPGEVGEVGEVGEVGEVGGGGGGAQPGGSGGSGGSAEPGGASGDGGGGAVESGGGSGSGAGGGGRGGSSSAYAVLRIPRLGLTVPIADGVGKRSVLDRGFVGHYPGTAGPGRAGNFALAGHRNTHGEPFRYVNRLRKGDVIEVRTRAGSYSYRVDLVLPQTSPRDVGVIAPVPRSLYKPSYGYDDLGSYLTLTTCTPEYTSTYRLIVWAKLVPGGGRARA from the coding sequence GAGGTCTTCGTCACCTGCGGCGTTGTTCTCGTTCTTTTTGTCCTGCACCAGATGTGGTGGACGAACGAGCAGGCCCGCGCCCAGGCCGTCGAGCAGGTGCGGGATCTGGAGAGGGAGTGGGGTAGGTCACCTGGGGAGGTCGGGGAGGTCGGGGAGGTCGGGGAGGTCGGGGAGGTCGGCGGGGGTGGTGGGGGCGCTCAGCCTGGTGGGTCGGGTGGGTCTGGTGGGTCTGCTGAGCCCGGGGGGGCTTCGGGGGATGGCGGGGGCGGTGCCGTGGAGTCCGGGGGTGGTTCCGGTTCCGGGGCCGGGGGTGGCGGCCGCGGGGGGTCCTCCTCCGCCTACGCCGTCCTCCGCATCCCCCGGCTCGGTCTCACCGTCCCCATCGCCGACGGCGTCGGCAAGCGCAGCGTGCTCGACCGTGGCTTCGTCGGGCACTATCCCGGCACCGCCGGGCCCGGCCGGGCCGGGAACTTCGCGCTCGCCGGGCACCGGAACACCCACGGCGAGCCCTTCCGTTACGTCAACCGGCTGCGCAAGGGGGACGTCATCGAGGTGCGGACCCGTGCGGGCTCGTACAGCTACCGCGTCGACCTCGTCCTCCCGCAGACCTCGCCCCGCGACGTCGGCGTCATCGCCCCCGTACCCCGGTCCCTCTACAAGCCGTCCTACGGGTACGACGACCTCGGCTCCTACCTCACCCTCACCACCTGCACCCCCGAGTACACCTCCACCTACCGGCTCATCGTCTGGGCCAAGCTGGTGCCCGGCGGGGGCCGGGCGAGGGCCTAG